Proteins co-encoded in one Microbacterium hydrocarbonoxydans genomic window:
- a CDS encoding LacI family DNA-binding transcriptional regulator, whose product MASIDEVARLAGVSTATVSRALSGRGHVSESARARVQEAASALGYVVSSRASSLASGRTRNIGVVVPFLDRWFFSTVLSGVSSALMREGYDITLYNITADKDVRRHVFDTFLRRQRVDAVIAVSIELDEDETQYLLDLGLPVIAIGGPNPKLDTLTVDDVTVAQLATEHLIGLGHHEIAHIGANPEFDIDFHIPTNRRLGFEKALAKAGIPLNPAFLEPADFTVEGGYRAAKQLLGRPGPRPTAVFAASDEMAIGAILAARDLGFAVPGDLSIVGIDGHELGEFFRLTTVDQFPLGQGERAADAVLAKLADGDAAGIPAELPYELNVRGTTARLV is encoded by the coding sequence ATGGCGAGCATCGATGAGGTCGCCCGGCTCGCCGGCGTCTCGACCGCCACCGTGTCGCGCGCACTGAGCGGACGAGGCCATGTGTCGGAATCGGCGCGCGCTCGCGTGCAGGAGGCGGCGTCGGCGCTCGGGTATGTGGTGTCGTCGCGGGCGTCCAGCCTGGCATCCGGACGCACCCGCAACATCGGCGTGGTGGTTCCCTTCCTCGACCGCTGGTTCTTCAGCACCGTGCTGTCGGGGGTCTCGTCCGCGCTGATGCGCGAGGGCTACGACATCACGCTCTACAACATCACCGCCGACAAGGATGTGCGCAGGCACGTGTTCGACACGTTCCTGCGTCGCCAGCGAGTGGATGCCGTGATCGCGGTGTCGATCGAGCTCGACGAGGACGAGACGCAGTATCTGCTCGACCTCGGCCTTCCGGTGATCGCGATCGGGGGACCGAATCCGAAGCTCGACACCCTCACGGTCGACGACGTCACGGTCGCCCAGCTCGCGACCGAGCATCTGATCGGCCTCGGTCACCACGAGATCGCGCACATCGGCGCGAACCCCGAGTTCGACATCGACTTCCACATTCCGACCAACCGGCGGCTGGGCTTCGAGAAGGCCCTGGCGAAGGCCGGCATCCCGCTGAATCCTGCCTTTCTCGAGCCTGCCGACTTCACGGTCGAGGGCGGATACCGCGCGGCGAAGCAGCTGCTCGGCCGCCCCGGCCCGAGGCCCACCGCGGTCTTCGCCGCCTCGGATGAGATGGCGATCGGGGCGATCCTCGCCGCGCGCGACCTCGGATTCGCCGTGCCCGGCGACCTCTCGATCGTCGGCATCGACGGACACGAGCTGGGCGAGTTCTTCCGCCTCACGACCGTGGACCAGTTCCCGCTCGGCCAGGGCGAGCGGGCCGCCGATGCGGTGCTGGCGAAGCTCGCCGACGGCGACGCCGCGGGCATCCCCGCCGAACTCCCCTACGAATTGAACGTGCGCGGCACGACCGCGCGCTTGGTCTAG
- a CDS encoding alanine/glycine:cation symporter family protein yields MDALNDFVLSAGDGLWTWVVLPILVVLGLYFTARSGVVQFRLIPEMFRTLTDRTPRKENGEPQSVSAFQAFTISAASRVGVGNIAGVGTAIAIGGPGAVFWMWTMAFIGGASSFIESTLGQAFKVRDKDGFRGGPAYYMQHGLKARWMGILFAVILIICFPFAFSSLQANTISATVSSSFGGEVGWIPWVVGIVLAVLTALVVFGGIRRIASVTQAVVPAMALGYLLLGLVIVGMNFERLPEVFASIYTQAFGFNEVVGAALGTIIMTGVKRGMFSNEAGLGSAPNAGATAAVTHPVKQGLVQTLGVYFDTFLVCSITAFIILVSTPDLANATRGIGLTQNAIVGNLGEWSNILLSIIIFLLAFSSILGNYYYGESNIEFISTKPSILTAYRVLVVAIIFLGSIASADIIWNTADGIMGLMAIVNLVAIALLSGIAFKLLRDYTDQRRAGLDPVFTRERLPEVTGIQCWEDALSVTGPIPVQGEQRTRRG; encoded by the coding sequence ATGGACGCGCTCAACGACTTCGTGCTCTCCGCCGGCGACGGACTCTGGACGTGGGTGGTGCTGCCGATACTCGTGGTCCTCGGCCTCTACTTCACCGCCCGATCCGGCGTGGTGCAGTTCCGCCTGATCCCCGAGATGTTCCGCACGCTCACCGACCGGACCCCCCGCAAGGAGAACGGCGAGCCGCAGTCGGTCTCGGCGTTCCAGGCGTTCACGATCTCCGCGGCGTCTCGCGTGGGCGTCGGCAACATCGCCGGCGTCGGCACCGCCATCGCGATCGGCGGCCCCGGAGCCGTCTTCTGGATGTGGACGATGGCGTTCATCGGCGGCGCATCGAGCTTCATCGAGTCGACGCTCGGTCAGGCGTTCAAGGTCCGCGACAAGGACGGCTTCCGAGGAGGCCCCGCCTACTACATGCAGCACGGCCTCAAAGCGCGCTGGATGGGCATCCTCTTCGCCGTCATCCTGATCATCTGCTTCCCGTTCGCCTTCAGCTCGCTGCAGGCCAACACCATCAGCGCCACGGTCTCGTCGAGCTTCGGCGGTGAGGTGGGCTGGATCCCCTGGGTCGTGGGCATCGTCCTCGCCGTGCTGACCGCGCTCGTCGTCTTCGGCGGCATCCGCCGCATCGCCAGCGTCACGCAGGCGGTCGTGCCTGCCATGGCGCTCGGGTATCTGCTGCTGGGACTCGTGATCGTCGGCATGAACTTCGAGCGCCTCCCCGAGGTGTTCGCCTCGATCTACACGCAGGCGTTCGGATTCAACGAGGTCGTCGGCGCGGCACTCGGCACCATCATCATGACCGGCGTCAAGCGCGGCATGTTCTCGAACGAGGCGGGGCTCGGTTCGGCGCCGAACGCCGGCGCCACCGCGGCGGTGACCCACCCGGTGAAGCAGGGTCTCGTGCAGACGCTCGGCGTGTACTTCGACACCTTCCTCGTCTGCTCGATCACGGCGTTCATCATCCTGGTGTCGACGCCGGACCTCGCGAATGCGACCCGCGGCATCGGTCTCACGCAGAACGCGATCGTGGGCAACCTCGGCGAGTGGTCGAACATCCTCCTCAGCATCATCATCTTCCTGCTCGCGTTCAGCTCGATCCTCGGCAACTACTACTACGGCGAATCGAACATCGAGTTCATCAGCACCAAGCCCTCGATCCTCACCGCCTACCGAGTGCTCGTCGTCGCGATCATCTTCCTCGGATCCATCGCCTCGGCAGACATCATCTGGAACACCGCCGACGGCATCATGGGGCTCATGGCGATCGTGAACCTCGTCGCGATCGCGCTGCTGTCGGGCATCGCGTTCAAGCTGCTGCGCGACTACACCGACCAGCGACGAGCGGGGCTCGACCCCGTCTTCACCCGTGAGCGCCTGCCCGAGGTGACGGGGATCCAGTGCTGGGAGGACGCGCTCAGCGTCACCGGCCCGATCCCGGTGCAGGGCGAGCAGCGCACGCGGAGGGGGTAG